GTATAAGAGTTGTATTCATATCGCCCAGCAAGTATGTTTCACGTGCCTCAGGTGAATCCTGACCATATTTTTCTCCGGCAAAAAGACTCAGACCCGTTTGCTTTGTCGACATGGATGTTAAATAATCAAATCTATCGCCCCGGTTAATGCCCATGATTTGTGCAATTGGTCCAAGACCATGAGTGGGGTAGAGGTTTCCGTTGTGTTTTTTACTGAATTCAAGCCGCCAGTGGTTATAATATCCTCCTTCAGCCTCATCGAGAAATTTAAGTGCTCGCAAATCGTGTATATATGCTCCTTCAGCATATAAAATTTCACCGAAAAGGCCCTGTCGGGCCATATTAAGCGTGGCAAGTTCGAAGAAATCATAACAGCAGTTTTCAAGCATCATGCAATGACGCCGTGTTTCTTCAGCAGTGTTTACCAACTGCCAGCATTCATCAATGGTGACCGCTGCTGGAACTTCAAGGGCTACATGTTTGCCGTGTTTCATGGCATATACTGCAATTGGAGTATGTAAGTTCCAGGGTGTACAATTATATATTAAATCAATGTCATCTCTCTGGCAAACCTTCATCCAGTCATCATCGCCTGAGTATTCAGCTGCTTCAGGTAATCCTGCTTTGCGTAAATATGAGTTAGCTTCTTTGAGTAATTGAGCACGTACATCGCAAATGACGCGAATACTGGCACCTTCAATCTGTGTATAACGATGCACGGCTTCGATACCGCGCATTCCAATGCCAATAATAGCAATGCGCACTGTTTCAATAGGTTCGCAGGATAAACCCATGACAGATTTTCCCGGTTTTTTATCATTTATGATACCTGTTTGCAGAGATTGATTTCCAATCGAATTATCCGTCTGATTAGCAAAAAGATTTCCAATGGAACCTAGTCCTATTGCAGCCGAACTCATGGCTGCAATCTTTAAAAAATCACGGCGACTGCTTTTGTGCTTATCCTTCATAAAATATTTTATTAAGTAAGCAAAAATAGAAATATTTAGATTCAAAAACCGAAAATGAAATAAAATGGAAAAGAGAGTCAGCTTTGCCTTTCCGGATACAGGATCAAACCGAAAGATATTGGAATTGAGCGGGTAAAATGAGCATGCGGCAAATGAAGAGCAGCGTAATTTTTAAGAATTGTGGTTTATTTCCACTGCAAAGTTTCAAGCATGTGTTGAATATCGCCTTTGATAAAATCTATTACCGGCGCCAATGAATCATTGTTGGGCAAAGTATTGAAATATAGGGCTCCTCTTAAAAAGTGAGTTGTGCTATCGGTCACATAAAACTGATAAGCTGAAGCAGCTCCGGTACCTTGTATATCATACACAAGTCCATACACCTGATGTTTGCTGTTTTCAATTCTAACTTCCTCAATAGCAGATGCTTTTGGTATGTGTTTCATAACAAGTTCATGTGCATCTTCGGTAAAAACGCCCAGATTTTTATTCACTGTTTTATAGCTCAGGTGTACACGGCCCTTAAACTGAGGAAAATCAATATTAATCCAGTTGGCTTCGGCCGGGGCATGCACATCTTTGGTAATGCGGGCATAAGCCGGGTATTCAAATGAATATGGGAAAATGCTGTCGAGCAAACGGTAATTTTTATCGGGTAAACTTATTCGGAAATATCCTCGTGGTTTGGGTGTTGGTGTTTCACTACAGGCGCTAAAAAATAATATCGAAGTGATGAATATACCTGACAATAAACGATGTAGTAATTTAGAACTGACCTTATTTTTCATTCTGTAAGTTTATTAACAGGAAAATGCTTTATTCATTAACGATGCTGACATGAATACGTTTTATGCGTCTTTTATCAACGTTTTCGGCTTTAAAAACGTATTGGTTAAAGTAAAACTTTTCATTGGTATCCGGTATTTTTCCTGCCAGTTCGAGCATAAGGCCGGCCAGTGTATCTGATTCGCCTTTTGCTTCGGCAAAAATTCTGTCTTCAATTCCCATTACTTTACAAAAGTCGTTCAGCAACGTTTTTCCTTCGAAGATGTAATTGTTATCATCGATTTTTGAAAAATGAATAGCA
The genomic region above belongs to Lentimicrobiaceae bacterium and contains:
- the gldD gene encoding gliding motility lipoprotein GldD, translating into MKNKVSSKLLHRLLSGIFITSILFFSACSETPTPKPRGYFRISLPDKNYRLLDSIFPYSFEYPAYARITKDVHAPAEANWINIDFPQFKGRVHLSYKTVNKNLGVFTEDAHELVMKHIPKASAIEEVRIENSKHQVYGLVYDIQGTGAASAYQFYVTDSTTHFLRGALYFNTLPNNDSLAPVIDFIKGDIQHMLETLQWK
- a CDS encoding Gfo/Idh/MocA family oxidoreductase, which produces MKDKHKSSRRDFLKIAAMSSAAIGLGSIGNLFANQTDNSIGNQSLQTGIINDKKPGKSVMGLSCEPIETVRIAIIGIGMRGIEAVHRYTQIEGASIRVICDVRAQLLKEANSYLRKAGLPEAAEYSGDDDWMKVCQRDDIDLIYNCTPWNLHTPIAVYAMKHGKHVALEVPAAVTIDECWQLVNTAEETRRHCMMLENCCYDFFELATLNMARQGLFGEILYAEGAYIHDLRALKFLDEAEGGYYNHWRLEFSKKHNGNLYPTHGLGPIAQIMGINRGDRFDYLTSMSTKQTGLSLFAGEKYGQDSPEARETYLLGDMNTTLIQTVKGRNLLIQHDTTSPRPYSRLHLISGTKGLARKYPQQAIALEPNAHKFLQSNELDTLLSEYEHPLARQIGEKARQVGGHGGMDFIMDYRLIYCLRNGLPLDQDVYDAATWSSIVQLSEMSVNNRSQLIEVPDFTKGAWEKATPWPIVSIG